One Luoshenia tenuis DNA window includes the following coding sequences:
- a CDS encoding Fur family transcriptional regulator → MKGVLGMANFRRTATGDAIYACLMQASVPLTAADVYESVRAQHPKLALTTVYRTLDRLCTRGLAVREPEADGAARYRKATQAHHHYLVCLKCNKRLTLDECPLHEVTENLAKDTGFDITEHQLLLYGYCPNCREKEH, encoded by the coding sequence ATGAAAGGGGTTTTAGGCATGGCAAACTTCCGCCGGACCGCCACGGGCGATGCGATCTATGCGTGCCTGATGCAGGCCAGCGTCCCCCTGACCGCGGCAGATGTGTATGAAAGCGTGCGCGCCCAGCACCCCAAACTGGCGCTGACCACCGTTTACCGCACGCTGGACCGGCTTTGCACCCGCGGGCTTGCGGTGCGCGAGCCGGAGGCCGACGGCGCGGCCCGTTACCGCAAGGCAACCCAGGCCCACCACCATTATCTGGTCTGTTTAAAGTGCAATAAGCGCCTTACGCTGGACGAATGCCCGCTGCATGAGGTGACGGAGAATTTGGCCAAGGATACCGGCTTTGATATTACCGAGCACCAGCTCCTGCTTTACGGATATTGCCCCAACTGCCGCGAAAAAGAACACTAG
- a CDS encoding ferritin-like domain-containing protein encodes MAGKKGLCPCRPQQPGGPCCPCWLSLLAQDAFDEASETTAIFQYTYASVILSIGHESIAQALGRIAKDEMRHFKTLSILIAQRGGDPIVAAYPDGHVQYWDGAMPCYRQDVRGLLQKNLADEKRAIARYRRHRAQIPDAQVQNALDDIIADEKGHAALLTGLIDQIDDNPS; translated from the coding sequence GTGGCTGGTAAAAAGGGCCTTTGCCCCTGCCGCCCCCAGCAGCCCGGCGGCCCCTGCTGCCCGTGCTGGCTCTCTCTCCTGGCACAAGACGCATTTGATGAAGCCTCGGAAACCACGGCTATATTCCAATATACCTATGCCAGCGTCATCCTTTCCATTGGGCATGAAAGCATTGCCCAAGCGCTAGGCAGAATTGCCAAAGACGAAATGCGGCACTTTAAGACGCTTTCTATCCTGATCGCCCAGCGGGGCGGCGACCCCATCGTAGCGGCCTATCCTGACGGACACGTACAATACTGGGATGGCGCAATGCCCTGCTACCGGCAGGATGTACGAGGCCTGCTGCAAAAGAACCTTGCGGATGAAAAGCGCGCCATCGCCCGTTACAGGCGCCACCGCGCCCAGATACCCGATGCGCAGGTACAAAACGCGCTGGATGACATCATCGCCGATGAGAAAGGGCACGCTGCCCTGCTGACCGGCCTGATCGACCAAATAGACGACAACCCGTCATAG
- a CDS encoding spore germination protein yields the protein MQLKRIVRKKKAELPYTGIDGKPLKDLKFSASRAENLAMLREIFKDIDVLKVREFANRHDSSIQGAIVYFEGLANGETVNENVLYPLMKTPIAPPEGAPLSEILSTVLPMGDISMAKDFEDLVQRVTYGDTAFFIDGVDQIVIIDTKGWQTRSISEPESEKVLRGPREGFTEGLMINLSLIRRRIRSNRLKMKFQSLGDTTHTQACLCYIEGIAKPEMVEEVKRRISTFDMDGLLDVNYLAEFITDSPYSPISTVGITEKPDVVAARLLEGRVAVLLDGTPIVLSAPYLLIESFQSDEDYYVNYLYASISRILRILAFFITISLPAIYVALVTYHQELIPTPLLISISASRQNVPFPTILETFLMLAVFDILRETGIRMPMGVGQALSIVGALVIGQATVEAKIVSAPLLIVIAMTGITGLMVPKLKSSAMIFRAFLLVLSSVLGLYGWIFGMAALLLHLLNVRSFGLPIITPLSKPSWQQLKDLAVRAPWWNMRTRPSFLSRNRVRMGPSPREKSQ from the coding sequence ATGCAGCTAAAACGCATCGTCCGGAAGAAAAAAGCCGAGTTGCCCTACACCGGCATCGACGGGAAACCGCTCAAGGATCTGAAGTTTTCCGCATCGCGGGCAGAAAACCTGGCCATGCTCCGGGAGATCTTTAAGGATATCGACGTGCTGAAAGTACGCGAATTTGCCAACCGGCACGACAGCTCCATTCAAGGGGCCATCGTTTATTTTGAGGGGTTAGCCAATGGAGAAACGGTAAACGAAAACGTGCTTTATCCCCTGATGAAGACCCCCATCGCCCCGCCTGAGGGGGCCCCGCTAAGCGAGATCCTCTCCACCGTGCTGCCCATGGGGGATATCTCCATGGCCAAGGATTTTGAGGACCTGGTTCAGCGGGTGACCTATGGGGATACCGCCTTTTTTATCGACGGCGTGGATCAGATCGTCATCATCGATACCAAGGGATGGCAGACCCGCTCGATCTCCGAGCCGGAATCCGAAAAGGTGCTGCGCGGCCCCCGGGAGGGCTTTACCGAAGGGTTGATGATCAATCTTTCCCTGATCCGCCGGCGCATCCGCTCGAACCGGCTGAAGATGAAATTCCAGTCCCTGGGGGATACCACCCATACCCAGGCCTGCCTTTGCTATATTGAGGGGATCGCCAAACCCGAGATGGTGGAAGAGGTGAAAAGGCGCATCTCCACCTTTGATATGGATGGGCTGTTGGACGTCAACTATCTGGCGGAGTTCATTACCGATTCGCCCTACTCCCCTATTTCCACCGTAGGCATAACCGAAAAACCGGATGTGGTGGCGGCAAGGCTGCTGGAGGGCCGCGTGGCGGTACTGCTGGACGGCACCCCCATCGTGCTGAGCGCGCCCTATCTGTTGATCGAATCCTTCCAGAGCGATGAGGATTATTACGTCAACTACCTATACGCCTCCATCAGCCGCATTTTGCGCATTCTCGCCTTTTTCATCACCATCAGCCTACCGGCTATTTATGTGGCGCTGGTCACCTATCATCAGGAGCTGATTCCCACCCCGCTGCTCATCAGCATCAGCGCCTCGCGCCAAAACGTCCCCTTCCCAACGATACTGGAGACCTTTTTGATGCTGGCGGTATTCGATATTTTGCGGGAGACCGGCATCCGCATGCCCATGGGGGTGGGCCAGGCGCTCTCCATCGTGGGGGCGCTGGTGATTGGGCAGGCTACCGTAGAGGCCAAGATCGTCAGCGCTCCGCTGCTGATCGTCATCGCCATGACGGGGATCACAGGGCTTATGGTGCCCAAGCTGAAATCCTCGGCGATGATCTTCCGCGCTTTTTTACTGGTATTGTCCTCCGTTTTAGGGCTATACGGATGGATATTCGGCATGGCCGCGCTGCTACTGCACCTGCTCAACGTGCGCTCGTTTGGCCTGCCCATCATCACCCCTTTGAGCAAGCCATCCTGGCAGCAGCTTAAAGATCTGGCCGTGCGCGCCCCTTGGTGGAATATGCGCACCCGGCCCAGCTTCCTATCCCGCAACCGCGTGCGCATGGGGCCTAGCCCCAGGGAGAAGAGCCAATGA
- a CDS encoding Ger(x)C family spore germination protein, which translates to MKKFKTACRIFAALLIACTLLPLTGCQYAREIESLSVVAGAALDKGEDGKRYKLTVEVLDTNSDIQGNEIRTVYIQSQGDTIFEAVRNAVPKTAKRLYWSHCEILILGEELAKEGIEPVMDWFLRDLEPRSTMKLLVSQQASASEVLMSPPIAEGITAFTINDSLRSDLISASMAPDIALYRAYTMLETSQAQALALPAVGLDDSIEEPIPILSGTAIFEGDALAGYLSPELSKVYTLLTNQSQGSILATHLPQVPEGNISFEVYDTHCSLNPRFEDGELHMGIEVILNLSLGEIDNRSAEVLGEDVQRLRDIAQQEVEQSIDELLTLSQKHYRNDILGFGRALEIAYPDYWKAHAAAWREEFAALPYELTVTVNLRNAGLFQI; encoded by the coding sequence ATGAAAAAGTTTAAAACCGCCTGCAGAATTTTTGCCGCTTTGCTGATCGCATGCACCCTGCTGCCCCTGACCGGGTGCCAGTACGCCCGGGAGATCGAATCCCTCTCGGTCGTTGCGGGCGCCGCGCTGGATAAAGGGGAGGATGGAAAGCGCTATAAGCTGACGGTAGAGGTGCTGGATACCAACTCGGACATCCAGGGGAATGAGATACGCACCGTCTACATCCAAAGCCAAGGCGATACGATTTTTGAGGCCGTGCGCAACGCGGTACCCAAGACCGCCAAGCGCCTTTACTGGAGCCATTGTGAGATCCTCATCCTGGGGGAGGAACTGGCCAAAGAGGGCATTGAACCGGTGATGGACTGGTTTTTGCGCGACCTTGAGCCCCGCTCGACCATGAAGCTGCTGGTCTCGCAGCAAGCCAGCGCCTCCGAGGTGCTGATGAGCCCTCCCATCGCGGAAGGGATTACCGCCTTTACCATCAACGACAGTCTGCGCAGCGATCTTATCAGTGCCTCCATGGCCCCGGACATCGCGCTTTACCGCGCCTATACCATGCTTGAAACCTCCCAGGCGCAGGCCCTCGCGCTGCCCGCCGTCGGGCTGGACGATTCCATCGAAGAACCCATCCCTATTTTAAGCGGCACGGCCATTTTTGAAGGCGATGCGCTGGCGGGCTACCTCTCCCCCGAGCTTTCCAAGGTCTATACGCTTTTGACCAACCAGTCCCAGGGCAGCATTCTGGCTACGCATCTTCCGCAGGTGCCTGAGGGCAATATCTCCTTTGAAGTATACGATACCCATTGCTCGCTCAATCCCCGCTTTGAGGACGGCGAACTGCATATGGGGATCGAGGTCATCCTCAACCTTTCGCTGGGTGAGATTGATAACCGCTCTGCCGAGGTGCTGGGCGAGGATGTACAGCGCCTGCGGGATATTGCCCAACAGGAAGTGGAGCAGAGCATAGACGAGCTGCTGACCCTATCACAAAAGCATTACCGCAACGACATTCTGGGCTTTGGCCGGGCGCTGGAGATCGCCTATCCGGATTACTGGAAGGCCCACGCTGCCGCCTGGCGGGAGGAGTTTGCCGCGCTGCCCTATGAGCTGACGGTGACCGTCAACCTGCGCAACGCAGGCCTATTCCAGATATAA
- a CDS encoding GerAB/ArcD/ProY family transporter yields the protein MHEQILSRSQAVCLFVLFTLGTGLIHAEGTHLYQDGWIATLGGLIMAIPLIVLYTRLLTLFPGKNGAEMLRLCFGRVLGGFLTILFCLYALYTAAHALRTLSDYIQITSIPETPQYLMIFALAILSLYGVRSGVRTLGQWSIYILPLVVLVVAGTCIIGITDMDFHNLLPMFEAPPKDLIQGSFNALGSPFGETVLFLFVFDTFKPKKEPNRALYIALAITAALFMLSTLRNILVLGPVAISHTLYPGYSSVRILSAGNFLTRFEALVSVNLILAGFIKICVGVFAASRALSTLLGIPVSSKALNVPLIFATAALSLWIYRTSLEAEHIYAVYPYFVLPLQLGIPTLMWLIGEFRYRRRSPHKPGLTGRRNTQTPKELTDSPSQITSRTL from the coding sequence ATGCACGAACAAATCCTCTCCCGCTCGCAGGCCGTCTGCCTTTTCGTGCTCTTTACACTGGGCACCGGGCTGATCCACGCAGAGGGCACGCACCTCTATCAGGATGGGTGGATCGCCACGCTGGGCGGGCTGATCATGGCCATCCCGCTGATCGTGCTGTATACGCGGCTGCTCACCCTCTTCCCCGGCAAAAACGGGGCCGAGATGCTGCGCCTGTGCTTTGGCAGGGTACTGGGCGGCTTCCTTACCATCCTTTTTTGCCTCTATGCCCTGTATACGGCGGCCCATGCGCTGCGCACCCTGTCGGACTATATCCAGATCACCTCGATCCCCGAGACGCCGCAGTACCTGATGATCTTCGCTCTGGCGATACTCAGCCTATATGGCGTGCGCAGCGGGGTACGCACCCTTGGGCAGTGGAGCATCTATATCCTTCCGCTGGTGGTGCTGGTGGTAGCGGGAACCTGTATCATCGGCATTACGGATATGGACTTCCATAATTTACTGCCCATGTTTGAGGCCCCGCCCAAGGATCTGATCCAGGGGTCGTTCAACGCGCTGGGCTCCCCTTTTGGGGAAACGGTGCTATTTCTGTTTGTGTTCGATACCTTCAAACCTAAAAAGGAACCCAACCGCGCGCTCTATATCGCCCTGGCCATCACCGCGGCGCTGTTCATGCTCAGCACCCTGCGCAATATCCTGGTCTTGGGTCCGGTGGCGATCTCCCATACCCTCTACCCGGGCTATTCCTCCGTACGTATTCTCTCGGCGGGCAACTTCCTCACCCGGTTTGAGGCCTTGGTCAGCGTCAATCTGATCCTGGCGGGGTTCATCAAAATCTGCGTTGGGGTGTTCGCCGCCAGCCGGGCGCTAAGCACACTGCTGGGCATCCCGGTATCCAGCAAGGCGCTGAATGTGCCGCTGATCTTTGCCACGGCCGCGCTGTCCCTGTGGATCTACCGTACCTCGCTGGAGGCAGAGCACATTTATGCGGTCTATCCCTACTTTGTTTTGCCCCTCCAGCTGGGCATTCCTACGCTAATGTGGCTGATTGGCGAATTCCGGTACCGGCGGCGTTCACCGCATAAACCCGGTCTTACGGGGAGGCGGAATACACAAACGCCTAAGGAATTGACGGATAGCCCTTCACAAATAACAAGCCGAACGTTATAA
- a CDS encoding oligosaccharide flippase family protein, producing MKISKDSVFYNALVLSSSGVALQILGFVYRIYLSRLAGAEGLGVYRLVLPVFTIVISATLTGVRLAVTRLSADMRTHSDGPAIRSLTRSCILIFLLLFAACAWPLVQYNHVISAHILGDERTGPALIIFMGVIFLAGFEGIFESLFLGIRKTKYTAISNLLEQGVQFAAVLGLLYCLRNGDHTRTAALIVSGLVISEIPVVIWLSMAYRHELCGRNACPRPRKVGRGLLTRILAIAFPVSCSSVFTNILSAASTVLLPQRLMCAGLSRQEAVSALGIVSGMAQPLITLPMVLATSLANVLLPHLSQSLSQGRREDVRRKIQKAFQATGLIILPATAIIVPLAPSLSRLLYGQDLSEVYVILLAVSAILMDYQMICMSILNGLGLQKQGMFYIIIGEACQLAVTYFVAALPQVHIYGYLAGMVVSPLIVVAASLCLIRRRFGLWPRAVASGLVPIVAAVVVGLCTRIFHLSLLARNLGDFGAIILTLLGSVGLYLFLFPALGLHPLRYIRTLIPRHQKDFSVLADSQNP from the coding sequence TTGAAGATCAGTAAAGATTCGGTTTTTTATAATGCGCTGGTGCTCTCTTCCTCCGGGGTGGCGCTGCAGATCCTGGGCTTTGTTTACCGCATTTATTTAAGCCGTCTGGCCGGGGCCGAGGGGCTGGGGGTCTACCGGCTGGTGCTGCCGGTCTTCACCATCGTCATCTCCGCTACGCTGACGGGCGTGCGCCTGGCCGTGACCCGGCTGAGCGCGGATATGCGCACCCATAGCGACGGGCCCGCTATCCGCAGCCTGACCCGCAGCTGTATTCTGATCTTTCTATTGCTCTTTGCCGCCTGCGCCTGGCCGCTGGTGCAGTATAATCACGTGATCTCCGCCCATATCCTGGGCGACGAGCGCACCGGCCCGGCGCTGATCATCTTTATGGGCGTGATCTTTCTGGCCGGCTTTGAGGGCATTTTTGAATCTCTGTTTCTGGGCATCCGCAAGACCAAGTACACCGCCATCTCCAACCTGCTGGAGCAGGGCGTGCAGTTTGCCGCCGTGCTGGGGCTGCTTTACTGCCTACGCAACGGGGACCACACCCGTACCGCGGCGCTGATCGTCTCCGGGCTTGTGATCAGCGAGATACCGGTAGTGATCTGGCTGAGCATGGCCTACCGTCACGAGCTGTGCGGGCGCAACGCCTGCCCCCGCCCGCGCAAGGTGGGGCGCGGGCTGCTCACCCGCATCCTGGCCATCGCCTTTCCGGTATCCTGCTCCTCGGTCTTTACCAACATCCTGTCGGCCGCCAGCACGGTGCTGCTCCCCCAGCGGCTGATGTGCGCGGGGCTCTCCCGGCAGGAGGCGGTTTCGGCCCTGGGTATCGTTTCCGGCATGGCCCAGCCGCTGATCACCCTGCCCATGGTGCTGGCTACCTCGCTTGCCAACGTGCTGCTGCCCCATCTGTCCCAAAGCCTATCCCAGGGACGGCGGGAGGATGTGCGCCGCAAGATCCAAAAGGCCTTTCAGGCCACAGGGCTGATCATCCTCCCGGCTACGGCCATCATCGTACCGCTGGCGCCTTCGCTCTCCCGGCTGCTCTACGGGCAGGATTTAAGCGAGGTCTACGTGATCCTGCTGGCCGTCTCCGCCATACTGATGGACTACCAGATGATCTGCATGAGCATTTTAAACGGGCTGGGGCTGCAAAAGCAGGGCATGTTTTACATCATCATAGGCGAGGCCTGCCAGCTGGCCGTAACCTATTTTGTGGCGGCGCTGCCCCAAGTGCACATTTACGGCTACCTGGCGGGCATGGTAGTCAGCCCCCTGATCGTAGTGGCCGCCAGCCTGTGCCTGATCCGCCGCCGCTTTGGCCTTTGGCCCAGGGCAGTGGCCAGCGGACTTGTCCCCATCGTGGCGGCGGTGGTGGTGGGGCTTTGCACGCGCATCTTCCACCTGAGCCTGCTCGCCCGCAATCTGGGGGATTTTGGCGCGATCATCCTGACGCTGTTGGGCAGCGTGGGGCTCTACCTTTTCCTCTTCCCAGCGCTGGGGCTGCACCCGCTGCGGTATATCCGCACGCTGATCCCCCGCCATCAAAAGGATTTCTCCGTTCTGGCCGACAGCCAAAATCCCTAG
- a CDS encoding winged helix-turn-helix transcriptional regulator: protein MENHDKQDLYLVCPYVTAQKVVAGKWAVVVLHHLSGGTLRFGQLQRLMPGLTQATLTKQLRALESSGLVRRQVYPQVPPRVEYSLTPIGQAFRPVLDSIAQWGEKYIAYMQQR, encoded by the coding sequence ATGGAAAACCATGATAAGCAGGATCTTTACTTGGTCTGCCCTTATGTGACGGCGCAAAAGGTAGTAGCGGGTAAGTGGGCGGTGGTGGTGCTGCACCACTTGAGCGGGGGGACGCTGCGCTTTGGCCAACTCCAGCGCCTGATGCCCGGGCTCACCCAGGCCACGCTGACCAAGCAGCTGCGCGCGCTGGAAAGCAGCGGCCTGGTGCGCCGGCAGGTCTATCCGCAGGTGCCTCCCCGGGTGGAATACTCGCTAACGCCCATCGGTCAAGCCTTCCGTCCGGTGCTGGACAGCATTGCCCAATGGGGCGAAAAATATATCGCCTACATGCAGCAGCGCTAG
- a CDS encoding pyridoxamine 5'-phosphate oxidase family protein, translating into MEEVLQFLNQAGVYFLATDEGGQPRVRPFGAAMIYEGHLYFCTNNQKDVYKQMQQNPQVEFCACIEDRWLRLAGRATVDPRREARAAMLLACPGLKNMYAPDDGRFEVFYLEGAQATFASMSGESRKVSL; encoded by the coding sequence ATGGAAGAGGTATTGCAGTTTCTAAACCAGGCGGGCGTGTATTTTCTGGCCACTGATGAGGGCGGCCAGCCCCGCGTCCGTCCCTTCGGCGCGGCCATGATCTATGAGGGCCACCTCTACTTTTGCACCAATAACCAAAAGGACGTTTATAAGCAAATGCAGCAAAATCCCCAGGTGGAATTTTGCGCCTGTATCGAGGACCGTTGGCTGCGCCTGGCCGGCCGCGCGACCGTAGACCCCCGCCGGGAGGCCCGGGCCGCTATGCTTTTGGCCTGCCCCGGCCTTAAAAACATGTATGCGCCGGATGACGGCCGCTTTGAGGTCTTTTACCTGGAAGGGGCGCAGGCTACTTTCGCCTCCATGAGCGGCGAATCCCGCAAGGTGTCGCTCTAG
- a CDS encoding O-acetylhomoserine aminocarboxypropyltransferase/cysteine synthase family protein translates to MSKKQYRFETLALHVGQEKPDPATDARAVPIYATTSYVFKDSAQAAGRFALTEGGNIYSRLGNPTSDVFEQRIAALEGGAAALATSSGSAAIAYAIQNIAVAGDHIVSSSSVYGGTYNLFANTLRESGITTTFVDGRDPQNFAAALRPNTKAVYLESLGNPNSDIIDLEAVAAIAHSWGVPVIVDNTFATPYLFRPLEHGADIVVHSATKFIGGHGTVMGGVIVDGGRFDWAQNDKFPGLTQPNPSYHGAVFTQACGPLAYIMKIRTTLLRDTGACLSPFNSFLLLQGLETLPLRVERHVQNALQVVDFLDAHPQVARVHHPSLAAGDEKALYARYYPRGGGSIFTFEIKGGEEAAKKFSESLELFSLLANVADMKSLVIHPASTTHSQMSGDELLAAGIRPNTVRLSIGTEHIEDILEDLAHGFAAIAQG, encoded by the coding sequence ATGTCCAAAAAACAATACCGTTTTGAAACGCTGGCCCTGCACGTAGGCCAGGAAAAGCCCGACCCGGCTACCGACGCCCGGGCCGTACCTATTTATGCCACCACCTCTTATGTATTCAAGGATTCGGCCCAGGCGGCCGGCCGCTTTGCCCTGACCGAGGGCGGCAACATTTATTCGCGGCTGGGAAACCCTACCTCCGACGTATTTGAGCAGCGCATTGCGGCGCTGGAAGGGGGCGCCGCGGCCCTGGCAACGTCCTCGGGCTCGGCGGCTATCGCCTATGCCATACAGAATATCGCCGTGGCGGGCGACCATATCGTTTCCTCCTCCAGCGTATACGGCGGCACCTATAACCTGTTTGCCAATACCCTGCGGGAAAGCGGCATTACCACCACCTTTGTAGATGGCCGCGATCCCCAGAACTTTGCCGCCGCCCTGCGGCCCAACACCAAGGCCGTTTACCTGGAATCCCTGGGCAACCCCAACTCGGATATCATCGACCTGGAGGCAGTAGCCGCCATCGCGCACAGCTGGGGCGTCCCGGTGATCGTGGACAACACCTTTGCCACGCCCTATCTTTTCCGCCCGCTGGAACATGGAGCGGACATCGTCGTGCACTCGGCCACCAAGTTTATCGGCGGCCATGGCACGGTAATGGGCGGGGTGATCGTGGACGGCGGCCGGTTCGACTGGGCGCAAAACGACAAGTTCCCCGGCCTGACCCAGCCCAACCCCTCCTACCACGGGGCCGTGTTCACCCAGGCCTGCGGCCCGCTGGCCTATATTATGAAGATACGCACCACCCTTTTGCGGGATACCGGCGCCTGCCTCTCCCCCTTCAACTCGTTTTTACTGCTGCAAGGGCTGGAGACCCTGCCGCTGCGGGTAGAGCGCCACGTGCAAAACGCGCTGCAGGTGGTGGATTTTTTAGACGCCCACCCGCAGGTAGCCCGGGTACACCATCCGTCTTTGGCCGCCGGGGATGAAAAAGCCCTTTATGCGCGATACTATCCAAGGGGCGGCGGTTCGATCTTTACCTTTGAAATTAAAGGCGGAGAGGAAGCGGCCAAAAAGTTCAGCGAATCGCTGGAGTTATTCTCGCTGCTGGCCAATGTGGCGGATATGAAGTCGCTGGTCATCCATCCCGCCTCCACCACCCACTCGCAGATGAGCGGGGATGAGCTGCTCGCCGCGGGCATCCGGCCCAACACCGTGCGTCTTTCCATCGGCACCGAGCACATTGAGGATATCTTAGAGGACCTTGCACATGGTTTTGCCGCCATCGCGCAGGGCTAA